One genomic window of Bradyrhizobium sp. B124 includes the following:
- a CDS encoding class I SAM-dependent methyltransferase, producing the protein MDEWIDYYDSTHTIYASRLHRDLHFQVIANDIIGYITSPDAVVLDYACGEALSAAKVANACAQLYLAEPAPGVRGRLVARFAYDTRIRVRSLDELKNMAADSIDLVVMNSVAQYMTPQELDSAFDVIHRLLKPSGRFVLGDILRPEVGMARDVIALLRFAATHGFLRDALVGLASTALSDYRQLRTRIGLQRYREDEMIAKLGAAGFDATRAPRNIGHNPWRMTFVAHH; encoded by the coding sequence ATGGATGAATGGATCGACTATTACGATTCCACGCATACGATCTATGCCAGCCGACTGCACCGCGACCTGCATTTCCAGGTCATCGCAAACGACATCATCGGCTACATCACCTCGCCCGACGCCGTGGTGCTGGACTATGCCTGCGGTGAGGCGCTGTCGGCGGCCAAGGTCGCCAATGCCTGCGCCCAGCTCTATCTGGCGGAGCCGGCGCCCGGCGTGCGCGGCCGCCTGGTCGCGCGCTTCGCATACGACACCAGGATCCGCGTCCGCTCGCTCGATGAGCTGAAGAACATGGCGGCGGATTCGATCGACCTCGTGGTGATGAACTCGGTGGCGCAATACATGACGCCGCAGGAGCTCGACTCCGCGTTCGACGTGATCCACCGCCTGCTGAAACCCTCGGGCCGTTTCGTGCTCGGCGATATCCTGCGGCCCGAAGTCGGCATGGCCAGGGACGTCATCGCGCTGCTGCGCTTCGCGGCGACCCATGGCTTCCTGCGCGATGCCCTGGTCGGGCTCGCCTCGACCGCACTGTCCGATTACCGGCAGCTGCGCACCAGGATCGGGCTGCAGCGCTACCGCGAGGACGAGATGATCGCGAAGCTCGGCGCCGCGGGCTTTGACGCCACGCGCGCGCCGCGCAACATCGGGCACAATCCGTGGCGGATGACGTTCGTGGCCCACCACTGA
- a CDS encoding DNA starvation/stationary phase protection protein, translating to MSKAKSDAKTDKISPDLDTPNDLPQAAVDTISASLNTLLADAFALYLKTKNFHWHVSGRHFHDYHLLLDEQSDAIFATTDQLAERVRKLGGATLRSIGDIAKHQTIKDNDENFVPPREMLRELMEDNKHMAAAMRKAHKLADDHEDSGTAGLLETFIDETERRTWFLFEASRQEGSNAA from the coding sequence GTGAGCAAAGCCAAGAGTGACGCTAAGACTGACAAGATATCGCCCGATCTCGACACGCCGAACGATCTCCCGCAAGCCGCGGTGGATACGATCTCGGCCTCGCTCAACACGCTTCTGGCGGACGCCTTCGCGCTCTACCTGAAGACCAAGAATTTTCACTGGCACGTCAGCGGCCGGCATTTCCATGATTACCATTTATTGCTGGACGAGCAGTCGGACGCGATCTTCGCGACCACCGACCAGCTCGCCGAGCGGGTACGCAAGCTCGGCGGTGCGACGCTGAGGTCGATCGGCGATATCGCCAAGCATCAGACCATCAAGGACAATGACGAGAACTTTGTCCCGCCGCGCGAAATGCTGCGCGAGTTGATGGAAGACAACAAGCACATGGCGGCAGCGATGCGCAAGGCGCACAAGCTCGCCGACGACCATGAGGATTCCGGCACCGCCGGCCTGCTCGAAACCTTCATCGACGAGACCGAGCGCCGCACCTGGTTCCTGTTCGAGGCAAGCCGCCAGGAAGGCAGCAACGCAGCCTGA